Genomic segment of Malania oleifera isolate guangnan ecotype guangnan chromosome 7, ASM2987363v1, whole genome shotgun sequence:
CTATTCATTGATCATGAAGCCATTATCATTTGTTGGATCCACCAATTCTACTACACCGTGGGGATGAATGTGTTCAACAATGTATGAGCCACCCCATCGAGACCTTAGTTTCCAAGGAAACATATGTAATCTAGAGTTGCAGAGAAGATCTTGCTGATTCAGGTAaagttgtttatccttgattGTATGCAGCAGCTTCATTCACTTCTTCACTAAGCGAGTCTTGTCATAAACTTCCCTTTTAGGTTCTTTAAGCTCACACACCTACAACTTTCTCAGACCTATGACATTATCAAATGAAAAGTTAGTCTATTTTATAACCCATGATGCATAATGCGGAATCTTAATAGGTACATAACATGCCTTACCATAAATCAACCTATAGGGAGTCATCCCTAATTTTTTATTCAATGTAGTTCGGTAGGCCCAGAGCACATCAACCAATTTCTCGAACCAGGATTTTCGATTAGGACAACCCATCTTCTTAAGTATGATCTTGATCTTTGCAAAATAAACTGACACTTATCATGCATTATCCCATGTTCTAGTGTTCGATCGGTGGCAAGGTAGTTCACTATATCATCAAACCAAGGGCCACATGACATATCGGTAGTAGGAGAGATGATGTCTAACATCttcagcacttctttctttaTCACCTTTGTCATGGTGGGGTTTAGTCTCCATCACGCATCACAGGCTGGAATTGCATCTATCTCTATGGACTTCCCTTCTGATTCAAGTAACTCTCTAatcaagggaactttttcatcaaataccttaGGTTGCTCAGGAGCTTTattctcaaatgcaccatcaCAACCAAATGCTGACAACAGTTCTAACATATCCAGGTCATCTTCCACATCCACTGCGTCTACCTCTAAATCATCACACCCAATCGTCATATTATTAAACATGTTCATCTCCAGTGTCATATTTTCGaacgtgagcttaagtactctTAGACAATTAATCAAAACATTAGAactagcaaggaatggtcgcccaagaATAACAGGGGCCTAATATATGGTGAAgacaggctgctgcatatccaaaaccacaaagtccagTAGATAATAAAATTTTTCAACCTGTACTAACACATCTTCAATAACACCTCGTGGATCTTTTAGTGATCTATCTGCCAACTATAGCATTATAGGtgttttcttcagctcacctaaacccaactgCTCATAAATTGAAAATGGGAgtaagttcacactactccccaaatcaagtaaggctctcccgatacgagattcacctatcatgatagaaatagtgggagaactAGGATCTCTAAGCTTCTGAggagtctgactcaatatcaacacactaacttgctcagtcaagaaagcctttttcttcacgttcagtttcctttttactgtgcataggtctttcagaaattttacATATGCAGGGACTTGTTGGATGGCATCcaaaagtggaatgttgatctttaCCTGTTTGAATCTTTCTTGGATCTCAATTTTATACTTATTTTTCTGACCAAATGTCAACcgctgaggatagggtaccacaggttgatactccttaatcgtctcatcctctttattatctgacttCTTTGAATCTAAGCTCgcttcatctgatttttcatTTCCCTCATCTGTCGCAGTTGTCACTTCAAGAGTTAAGTAACTGCTTGTTGATCAGTGGGCATATCAGGACGAGTAACTTCTTTTCCACTCCTTAAGGTAATAACTGCCTTTGTCGTTTCAATAAAATCCCCTAAAACAGTATGTACTGGTTGCTGTTGCTGCCGATATACctagggattaggctgaggctgtgctggaaatttccctttttctaaggtattcagTTGTGTACTAATCTTATTCATGGTATCTCTCAGTTCACTGAAGGCTTGATTACTCTGATTGTTTGCCATGACGTGAATTTGCATGTGAATTGTTGAAACATGTTCGCCATCTACGTCATGCTTTCATTAGGAGATTTTTTTGTTGGAATATGAGTTAATTTGGTTGAAATCGCGGAGGAGCATAGCTTTGAGTGACCTGTTGTAGCTGATACTGCAACTGCTGTGGAGGTgttgcataagattgaggaacttaCTAATACCGTGAGGAAGATGGACCAAACTGATCATTCCTTCATGAGAGGTTCGGGTGATTTCTCTATCCAGGAGTATAAGTGTTTGAGAATggttgattttgggatttgttgACCCAAATTACTGATTGTACCCGATCAGATCTACTCTCCTGCCAAACTAGTAGTAAATGACAATCTTGAATTCTGTGGTCGGAGGTATCATAAATAAAGCAATCTtcaactttcactttttctaaTGCCATAACCTCTAATTTCTTAAATAATGCAGCAACACGAGCCTGTagactagtttcctctttgacctcgtatctgcCTCCACCACTAATCACACTAAGAGGTTGTGCTACCATTGGTGCCCGTTCGTGGcttgtgttccattgttgggcactctcagctaaataatTGAAGAATGATAAAATCTCAtttggttccttgctgaagaactccccgttgcacatagtctggacTTCTGTTTGCATTCAAGGGATAaagtagtataaaaataattcactaacctccaagatttgaaTCCGTGATGTAgacatatattcatcaggtcctttgaatctctcccaacaagcTTAGAACGTCTCGTCACCTTTTTCCATGATACAACTGATCTGATCCTGcaaaaaattgagttctctataatgaaaaaaatttatgtagaaatccgttttgcatatcagcccaactagagatagaattaggcctaagagaattaaactacgtcttagccttgtctttcaatgaaaaagaaaatagacgcaatctaattgcctTATTAGTAGAAgtcccatctatgaatgtaacacatgcaagctcaaaatcagttaaatattGATACAGATTTTCACACATCTTctcataaaattgaggtatcatagATATCATTACAGGCTTCATGTTAAAGTTTTGTGAattctcaggcaatatgatgcaagatggttgtgtggttcgtgtgggctgcaaaaaatccaaaagtgtgtgtggtgcaggtgcaaccatattttcttcaaaactcaattttttttccttttttttcttttttttttatttttatttttcatgataaaaattaaaataacaggaaaaacactagtttgaaattaaaactgacattccccagcaacagcgccaaaaacttgactcactctaaaaatgagcagctcgtaagctatcccaagtatacgagttcagtcgtgtaatacttagtCCAAAGGCCATATCATCTCTTGAGcaaatgcattttaattccaaactgaTGTAA
This window contains:
- the LOC131160818 gene encoding uncharacterized protein LOC131160818, whose protein sequence is MCNGEFFSKEPNEILSFFNYLAESAQQWNTSHERAPMVAQPLSVISGGGRYEVKEETSLQARVAALFKKLEVMALEKVKVEDCFIYDTSDHRIQDCHLLLVWQESRSDRAPVILGRPFLASSNVLINCLRVLKLTFENMTLEMNMFNNMTIGCDDLEVDAVDVEDDLDMLELLSAFGCDGAFENKAPEQPKVFDEKVPLIRELLESEGKSIEIDAIPACDA